A part of Streptomyces sp. NBC_01235 genomic DNA contains:
- a CDS encoding ATP-binding cassette domain-containing protein: protein MPGQPLLALRGVSKRFAAVQALVDVELEIRAGEVVALVGDNAAGKSTLVKVISGVGPADKGVIEWQGGAVQIKRPQDAQVLGIATVYQDLAMCGNLDVVGNLFLGREIHRLGILDEVEMERRTRELLHTLSIRIPDVRVPLATLSGGQRQVVAITRLFLGAPRLLLLDEPTASLGVEQTGQLLDLIEELRDQGLGVLLISHNMGDIKAVADRVAVLRLGRNNGLFDVNTTSQEQIIASITGAADNAASHRPTRPEEAWP, encoded by the coding sequence GTGCCGGGTCAGCCCCTGCTGGCGTTGCGCGGCGTCTCCAAGCGATTCGCCGCCGTCCAGGCGCTGGTGGACGTCGAGCTGGAGATCCGGGCCGGGGAGGTGGTCGCTCTCGTGGGTGACAACGCCGCCGGCAAGTCCACCCTGGTCAAGGTGATCTCGGGGGTCGGTCCCGCCGACAAGGGTGTCATCGAGTGGCAGGGCGGCGCCGTCCAGATCAAGCGCCCCCAGGACGCCCAGGTGCTGGGCATCGCGACCGTCTACCAGGACCTCGCGATGTGCGGAAACCTCGACGTCGTCGGCAACCTCTTCCTCGGCCGGGAGATCCACCGGCTCGGCATCCTCGACGAGGTGGAGATGGAGCGCCGCACCCGCGAGCTGCTGCACACCCTGTCCATCCGTATACCCGACGTACGGGTGCCGCTCGCCACGCTGTCCGGCGGCCAGCGGCAGGTCGTCGCGATCACCCGCCTGTTCCTCGGCGCGCCCAGGCTGCTCCTGCTCGACGAGCCCACCGCCTCCCTCGGCGTCGAGCAGACCGGTCAGCTCCTCGACCTCATCGAGGAGCTGCGCGACCAGGGCCTCGGGGTGCTCCTCATCAGCCACAACATGGGTGACATCAAGGCCGTCGCCGACCGGGTCGCCGTCCTGCGCCTCGGCCGCAACAACGGTCTGTTCGACGTGAACACCACCTCGCAGGAACAGATCATCGCCTCCATCACCGGAGCGGCGGACAACGCCGCCTCCCACCGCCCGACACGCCCGGAGGAAGCATGGCCATGA
- a CDS encoding sugar ABC transporter substrate-binding protein — protein MDLRVSLQALMGRSLTRAAVAASVAAGLALTGACGGGGAGGDDSLTVGLLLPGGGASRFGQFDRPLIERKLKELCPHCPAAFAATPDPAVQRQQLESMITRGVDVLIIAAVDPELLRPSVEAAHRAGIPVVAYDRLAQGPIAGYVTFDGAKVGRLQGEGLLKAMGAKARGGQIVMMNGATTDPNADWFKRGALSVLKGKVKIGKSYDTVGWRPENAFVNMKGAVAALGAGNIDGVLAANDSLAGAAVSALNATEVRPLPPITGQDADLAAVRRIVRGDQYMTVYKPYKPAADAAVEMAIALGRGKSVESIATGTVDNATTKDIPAVLLPSVSVTVGNIKDTLVKDGMYTIAQICPPQLRSACDKAGLT, from the coding sequence ATGGATCTCCGTGTCAGCCTTCAGGCTCTGATGGGCAGGTCCCTCACCCGTGCCGCCGTGGCCGCCTCGGTCGCCGCCGGTCTCGCGCTGACCGGCGCCTGCGGCGGGGGCGGGGCGGGCGGCGACGACAGCCTCACCGTCGGCCTGCTGCTCCCGGGCGGCGGGGCCTCTCGCTTCGGACAGTTCGACCGGCCCCTGATCGAGCGAAAGCTGAAGGAGCTGTGCCCGCACTGCCCGGCGGCCTTCGCCGCCACGCCCGACCCGGCCGTCCAGCGGCAGCAGCTCGAATCCATGATCACCAGGGGTGTGGACGTCCTGATCATCGCCGCCGTCGACCCCGAGCTGCTGCGCCCGTCGGTCGAGGCCGCGCACCGGGCCGGTATCCCGGTGGTCGCGTACGACCGGCTCGCGCAGGGCCCGATCGCCGGGTACGTCACCTTCGACGGGGCGAAGGTCGGCAGGCTTCAGGGAGAGGGGCTGCTGAAGGCCATGGGCGCGAAGGCGCGCGGCGGCCAGATCGTCATGATGAACGGCGCCACGACCGACCCCAACGCCGACTGGTTCAAGCGGGGAGCGCTCTCCGTCCTCAAGGGCAAGGTGAAGATCGGCAAGTCGTACGACACCGTCGGCTGGCGGCCGGAGAACGCCTTCGTGAACATGAAGGGCGCCGTCGCCGCCCTGGGCGCGGGCAACATCGACGGCGTCCTGGCCGCCAACGACAGCCTCGCCGGCGCCGCGGTCTCCGCCCTCAACGCCACCGAGGTCAGGCCGCTGCCCCCGATCACCGGCCAGGACGCCGACCTCGCGGCCGTGCGGCGCATCGTCAGGGGCGACCAGTACATGACCGTCTACAAGCCGTACAAGCCGGCCGCCGACGCCGCCGTCGAGATGGCCATCGCCCTGGGGCGCGGCAAGTCGGTCGAGTCCATCGCCACCGGCACCGTCGACAACGCCACCACCAAGGACATTCCGGCGGTCCTGCTCCCGTCGGTCTCCGTGACCGTCGGCAACATCAAGGACACTCTGGTGAAGGACGGTATGTACACCATCGCCCAGATCTGCCCCCCGCAGCTCCGGTCCGCCTGCGACAAGGCCGGACTGACCTGA
- a CDS encoding alpha/beta hydrolase, with product MSFSPGIQARGIQLLLSGMMTRVHEDLRFADIPKRTESLRVETGAGPVTCTVYRPPATTDTPTAPAPVYVNFHGGGFIVGRPEQDDHICRYIAAEAGCVVINVDYAVAPQRPFPAAVTQAYDVVEWVAENGPAHDWDGSRLAVGGHSAGANLTAAVCRTARDRGTFSPRLQIIDSAPLDQLADPSTKLSPIAKPLLAPHLIRVFTAAYVPDPADRAHPLVSPGLADDLAGLPPALVITAEHDRLRDEGDAYAKALDAAGVPVTHRVFEGVDHYFTHTGPVPSGKEAIELMASSLRTALSA from the coding sequence ATGTCCTTCAGTCCCGGAATCCAGGCCAGAGGAATCCAGCTGCTGCTCAGCGGCATGATGACCCGCGTCCACGAGGACCTGCGCTTCGCCGACATCCCGAAGCGCACCGAGTCCCTCCGGGTGGAGACCGGTGCCGGCCCGGTGACCTGCACCGTCTACCGCCCGCCGGCGACCACCGACACCCCCACCGCCCCCGCCCCCGTGTACGTCAACTTCCACGGCGGCGGCTTCATCGTCGGCCGCCCCGAGCAGGACGACCACATCTGCCGCTACATCGCCGCCGAGGCGGGCTGCGTCGTGATCAACGTGGACTACGCCGTCGCCCCGCAGCGGCCCTTCCCCGCCGCCGTCACCCAGGCGTACGACGTCGTCGAGTGGGTCGCCGAGAACGGCCCCGCCCACGACTGGGACGGCTCGCGCCTCGCCGTGGGCGGGCACAGTGCCGGAGCCAACCTCACCGCCGCGGTCTGTCGCACGGCCCGGGACCGCGGCACCTTCTCGCCCCGGCTCCAGATCATCGACTCCGCGCCGCTCGACCAGCTCGCCGACCCGTCCACCAAGCTCTCCCCGATCGCCAAGCCGCTGCTCGCCCCTCACCTCATACGGGTCTTCACCGCCGCCTATGTCCCGGACCCCGCCGACCGCGCCCACCCCCTCGTCTCGCCCGGGCTGGCCGACGACCTCGCCGGTCTGCCGCCCGCCCTGGTCATCACCGCGGAGCACGACCGCCTGCGCGACGAGGGCGACGCCTACGCCAAAGCCCTGGACGCCGCCGGCGTCCCCGTCACCCACCGTGTCTTCGAGGGCGTCGACCACTACTTCACCCACACCGGCCCGGTACCGTCCGGAAAGGAGGCCATCGAGCTGATGGCCTCCAGCCTGCGCACCGCGCTCAGCGCCTGA
- a CDS encoding MFS transporter, whose protein sequence is MLAAPSAPTLITTFSVGRSRNTAMGVYATGGVGATVGLLLGGTLTDALDRRWVFFVNIPIGLAVLAGTRSLVEAEGRRGPQRHPTRPNAAPAASTCPAPSPARSDAAHRTTS, encoded by the coding sequence GTGCTCGCCGCGCCCAGCGCGCCCACCCTGATCACCACGTTTTCGGTGGGCAGGTCACGCAACACCGCGATGGGCGTGTACGCGACGGGCGGGGTCGGCGCCACGGTCGGCCTGCTGCTCGGCGGCACGCTGACCGACGCGCTCGACCGGCGCTGGGTGTTCTTCGTCAACATCCCCATCGGCCTGGCCGTCCTCGCCGGTACGAGGTCCCTCGTCGAGGCCGAAGGTCGGCGAGGTCCGCAACGGCACCCGACCCGGCCGAACGCCGCCCCGGCCGCCTCGACGTGCCCGGCGCCGTCACCGGCGCGATCGGATGCCGCACACCGAACAACTTCGTGA
- a CDS encoding polysaccharide deacetylase family protein: MGWHAVDRRIKRAALACLLLTTVFATGCAAETSADASADSPSAAPGSSTPSTHAPRGDAGAPAGTAAAYRKWGIKPLAAPPAPPAAKPVGQAAAGSGVPVISEIPTKEKIVFLTFDDGAEKDPKFVTMMRELKIPFTMFLTDAAIRADYGYFEPLQGLGDSIQNHTLTHPNLRTLGASAQKLEICGQQKKLKDRYGTAPRLFRPPYGNWNEDTRAAAASCGLEKIVLWRESMQIKNMQYQRADKKLHPGDIILAHFRGPSELKGTTMTEMTANMLRHIQEQGFTVARLEDYL, encoded by the coding sequence ATGGGGTGGCACGCGGTGGACAGGCGGATCAAGAGGGCGGCGCTGGCCTGTCTCCTCCTCACGACGGTCTTTGCGACGGGCTGCGCAGCCGAAACCTCCGCGGACGCGTCCGCCGACTCCCCTTCCGCCGCCCCGGGCTCCTCCACACCGTCCACCCACGCGCCCCGCGGCGACGCGGGTGCACCCGCGGGCACCGCGGCGGCCTACCGCAAGTGGGGCATCAAGCCGCTGGCGGCACCGCCCGCCCCGCCCGCGGCCAAGCCGGTGGGGCAGGCGGCCGCCGGCAGCGGGGTGCCGGTGATCAGCGAGATACCCACCAAGGAGAAGATCGTCTTTCTCACGTTCGACGACGGTGCCGAGAAGGACCCGAAGTTCGTGACGATGATGCGGGAACTGAAGATCCCCTTCACGATGTTCCTGACGGACGCCGCCATCCGCGCCGACTACGGCTACTTCGAGCCGCTCCAGGGACTCGGCGACAGCATTCAGAACCACACGCTGACCCATCCGAACCTGCGCACCCTGGGCGCGTCCGCCCAGAAACTGGAGATCTGCGGCCAGCAGAAGAAGCTGAAGGACCGATACGGCACCGCGCCCCGGCTGTTCCGCCCGCCCTACGGCAACTGGAACGAGGACACCCGAGCCGCCGCGGCGTCCTGCGGCCTGGAGAAAATCGTCCTGTGGCGCGAATCCATGCAGATCAAGAACATGCAGTACCAGCGCGCGGACAAGAAGCTCCACCCCGGTGACATCATTCTGGCCCACTTCCGCGGACCGTCCGAGCTCAAGGGCACGACGATGACCGAGATGACGGCGAACATGCTGCGCCACATCCAGGAACAGGGCTTCACGGTCGCCCGCCTGGAGGACTACCTGTAG
- a CDS encoding RNA polymerase sigma-70 factor, with product MALTMNDVERFEASRPRLEAIAYRLLGSAGEAEDAVQETFLRWQAADVGRIEVPEAWLTKALTNLCLNQLTSARARRETYVGQWLPEPLLAGDPMLGPADTAEQRESVSYAVLTLLERLSPNERAVYVLREAFDYPHREIAEILDITEAASQQIFHRAKKHVADGKARAEIDEDAARRIVEEFLAAATSGRTEPLVRLLTQDAVAIGDGGGKVPARAKAFEGALAVAKFMRGLFKPGAAKRALVGGSPEVYATTANGAPAVVAVLDGRVIGVMCLEITAEGIAAFRNQVNPDKLARATRRWAAADHGEPLLNAF from the coding sequence ATGGCCCTGACCATGAACGACGTGGAACGGTTCGAGGCGTCAAGGCCCCGCCTGGAGGCCATCGCCTACCGCCTCCTCGGCTCCGCCGGTGAGGCCGAGGACGCCGTGCAGGAGACGTTCCTGCGCTGGCAGGCCGCCGACGTCGGCCGCATCGAGGTCCCCGAGGCCTGGCTGACGAAGGCTCTCACCAACCTGTGCCTCAACCAGCTCACCTCGGCCCGCGCACGGCGCGAGACCTATGTGGGCCAATGGCTGCCCGAGCCGCTGCTCGCCGGAGACCCGATGCTCGGTCCGGCCGACACCGCCGAGCAGCGCGAATCGGTCTCGTACGCGGTTCTCACCCTCCTGGAGCGCCTCTCCCCCAACGAGCGGGCGGTGTACGTGCTGCGGGAGGCCTTCGACTACCCGCACCGGGAGATCGCCGAGATCCTCGACATCACCGAGGCCGCCAGCCAGCAGATCTTCCACCGCGCCAAGAAGCACGTCGCCGACGGCAAGGCCCGCGCCGAGATCGACGAGGACGCCGCCCGGCGGATCGTCGAGGAGTTCCTCGCGGCCGCCACCAGCGGCCGTACCGAGCCGCTCGTGCGGCTGCTCACGCAGGACGCCGTCGCGATCGGCGACGGCGGCGGGAAGGTCCCGGCTCGCGCCAAGGCGTTCGAGGGTGCTCTCGCGGTCGCGAAGTTCATGCGGGGGCTGTTCAAACCCGGCGCCGCCAAGCGCGCCCTGGTCGGCGGCTCGCCCGAGGTCTACGCCACGACGGCCAACGGCGCCCCCGCCGTCGTGGCGGTTCTCGACGGCCGAGTCATCGGCGTCATGTGCCTGGAGATCACCGCCGAGGGCATCGCCGCGTTCCGCAACCAGGTCAACCCCGACAAGCTCGCACGCGCGACCCGGCGATGGGCGGCTGCCGATCACGGGGAACCCCTGCTCAACGCCTTCTGA
- a CDS encoding NAD(P)/FAD-dependent oxidoreductase, with protein sequence MQHRIVVLGAGYAGAIAAGRVARRLRREDVAITLVNAEPDFVERVRMHQLAVGRSLAPRPFSEMFAGTGVELKVAKVTGVDVDRKTVAVTDANGAGELEYDTLVYALGSGWNDQGVPGTAEHAHEIASRPGALRLSERLARLDAGQSVVVVGGGLTGLEAATEIAEARPDLDVSLAARGGLGDWLSPKGRGHLRKVFDKLGITVHEHAAVTGVEADRVATVDGTSIPAAVTVWTTGFAVHPIAQATALEVTDTGRIVVDETMRSVSHPDVYAIGDAALVAGPGDKPLRMSCASGVPTAWQAADSIAGRLTGGKLPNVPLRYFNQCISLGRREGLIQYVTADDRAVRAALTGRLAAVYKELVCKGAAWGVANPTLGMPTRRRRVVPEPVRAGSSVKAPA encoded by the coding sequence ATGCAGCATCGCATCGTCGTCCTCGGAGCCGGATACGCCGGAGCCATCGCCGCCGGCCGCGTCGCCCGGCGGCTGCGCCGAGAAGACGTCGCCATCACCCTTGTCAACGCCGAGCCCGACTTCGTGGAGCGGGTCAGGATGCACCAGCTCGCGGTCGGCCGGTCCCTCGCGCCCCGGCCCTTCAGCGAGATGTTCGCGGGCACCGGCGTCGAACTGAAGGTCGCGAAGGTCACCGGCGTCGACGTCGACCGCAAGACCGTCGCCGTCACCGACGCGAACGGCGCCGGCGAGCTGGAGTACGACACCCTCGTGTACGCCCTCGGCAGCGGCTGGAACGACCAGGGCGTCCCCGGCACCGCCGAGCACGCCCACGAGATCGCGAGTCGTCCCGGAGCGCTGCGGCTGAGCGAGCGTCTGGCCCGCCTGGACGCCGGGCAGTCCGTGGTCGTGGTCGGCGGCGGCCTCACCGGCCTGGAGGCCGCGACCGAGATCGCCGAGGCCCGCCCGGACCTCGACGTCTCCCTCGCCGCCCGTGGCGGGCTCGGCGACTGGCTCTCGCCCAAGGGCCGCGGGCACCTGCGGAAGGTCTTCGACAAGCTCGGCATCACGGTGCACGAGCACGCCGCCGTCACCGGTGTCGAGGCCGACCGCGTCGCCACCGTCGACGGCACGTCCATCCCGGCCGCGGTCACCGTGTGGACCACCGGCTTCGCCGTCCACCCGATCGCGCAGGCCACCGCCCTGGAGGTCACCGACACCGGCCGGATCGTGGTCGACGAGACCATGCGCTCGGTCTCGCACCCCGACGTGTACGCCATCGGCGACGCGGCCCTGGTGGCGGGCCCCGGCGACAAGCCGCTGCGGATGTCGTGCGCCTCGGGCGTCCCCACCGCGTGGCAGGCCGCCGACTCCATCGCGGGGCGCCTGACCGGCGGGAAGCTCCCGAACGTGCCGCTCCGCTACTTCAACCAGTGCATCTCGCTGGGCCGCAGGGAAGGCCTGATCCAGTACGTCACCGCCGACGACCGCGCCGTCCGGGCGGCTCTGACAGGACGACTCGCCGCCGTCTACAAGGAGTTGGTCTGCAAAGGCGCGGCCTGGGGCGTCGCCAACCCGACGCTCGGGATGCCGACCCGGCGCCGCCGCGTCGTCCCGGAGCCGGTCCGGGCGGGCTCGTCGGTCAAGGCGCCGGCCTGA
- a CDS encoding RICIN domain-containing protein — MLYPKSAQLPSGRIVAAFENSQSAPVGQTMPVYKSDDDGTTWAKLADVKAPAYLSGDPAYAKYTSNWTNPYLYVLPQDVGNLSAGTLLLASIVSGDDYYYEEQKAADSSWTPSGDGDRKDVALALYASTDDGSTWSIQNIIAAGGWQGGSAGSIGRVSTANTHAQVDPVWEPHLLAHNGKLIAYYSDENDYTGYSTSTGAPTLATDNDTATDSGGQVLVHRTWDGGSGTSWSDPVVDVPGSTVSVAGRTEIGGGRPGMTTIAPTTDGKWLLTYEYWGGGTNVRYRISDDPTKFFSATDAAITSLPVPSGGNALSTGGSPVLLPMPDGRIVYNASGSGSVWVNESGLSTGTWKQYQTPIAAGYSRNLQYVDGTGRVLILQASWSGGSVGPVKYAEVDLGRSDGAYSSLVNRLTGQVLTTASGKTQDANLTGNTPDLVLGAADSTADTQRWHLAAKGSDVTLLNKSGGRAVAVWTGSATAGQKLAQWVDDGATDKEWTLVPSSDGYYRLRSVRNTSLYMTGATAGGSVTLASSTTDGSQEWQLVQDPLPTAASFTLKGANSGRCLDVPNGQTGVQVQIYDCSGNANQTITQTAAGELRVLGKCLAANADGTTAGTKLILWACNGKTSQQWSFRVDGTIVNRSNGLVIDVTGWGTANGSKVQLWTGLGNATQQWSRS; from the coding sequence GTGCTCTACCCGAAGTCGGCCCAGCTGCCGAGCGGGCGGATCGTGGCGGCGTTCGAGAACAGTCAGAGCGCTCCGGTGGGTCAGACGATGCCCGTCTACAAGAGCGACGACGACGGCACGACGTGGGCGAAGCTGGCCGACGTCAAGGCCCCCGCCTACCTCTCCGGCGACCCCGCGTACGCGAAGTACACGAGCAACTGGACCAACCCGTATCTCTACGTGCTCCCGCAGGACGTCGGAAACCTGAGCGCCGGCACGCTGCTGCTCGCGAGCATCGTCTCGGGCGACGACTACTACTACGAGGAGCAGAAGGCCGCCGACTCCTCCTGGACGCCGTCCGGTGACGGCGACCGCAAGGACGTGGCGCTCGCCCTGTACGCCAGTACGGACGACGGCTCGACCTGGAGCATCCAGAACATCATCGCGGCCGGCGGCTGGCAGGGCGGCAGCGCGGGCAGCATCGGCCGCGTCTCCACGGCCAACACCCACGCCCAGGTCGACCCCGTCTGGGAACCGCACCTGCTCGCCCACAACGGCAAGCTCATCGCCTACTACTCCGACGAGAACGACTACACCGGCTACAGCACCAGCACCGGCGCCCCGACCCTCGCCACGGACAACGACACGGCGACCGACTCCGGCGGCCAGGTCCTCGTGCACCGGACCTGGGACGGCGGCAGCGGCACGTCCTGGAGCGACCCGGTCGTCGACGTCCCGGGCTCCACGGTGAGCGTGGCCGGCAGGACCGAGATCGGCGGCGGCCGTCCGGGCATGACGACCATCGCCCCGACGACCGACGGCAAGTGGCTCCTGACGTACGAGTACTGGGGCGGCGGGACGAACGTCCGCTACCGGATCTCCGACGACCCGACGAAGTTCTTCTCGGCCACGGACGCCGCGATCACCTCCCTGCCCGTGCCCTCGGGCGGGAACGCGCTGTCCACCGGCGGCAGCCCGGTGCTCCTCCCGATGCCGGACGGCCGGATCGTCTACAACGCCTCCGGCAGCGGCAGCGTCTGGGTGAACGAGTCCGGGCTGAGCACCGGCACATGGAAGCAGTACCAGACGCCGATCGCCGCCGGGTACAGCCGTAATCTCCAGTACGTCGACGGCACGGGACGCGTGCTCATCCTCCAGGCGTCCTGGAGCGGCGGCAGCGTCGGCCCCGTGAAGTACGCCGAGGTCGACCTCGGCCGCTCCGACGGCGCCTACTCCAGCCTCGTCAACCGGCTGACCGGCCAGGTCCTCACCACCGCGTCCGGGAAGACCCAGGACGCGAACCTCACCGGCAACACCCCCGACCTCGTGCTGGGCGCGGCGGACTCCACCGCCGACACCCAGCGCTGGCATCTGGCCGCCAAGGGCAGCGACGTGACGCTGCTCAACAAGTCCGGCGGCCGCGCGGTCGCCGTCTGGACCGGCAGCGCGACGGCGGGGCAGAAGCTGGCCCAGTGGGTCGACGACGGAGCCACCGACAAGGAGTGGACCCTCGTCCCGTCGTCCGACGGGTACTACCGGCTCCGCTCGGTCCGTAACACCAGCCTCTACATGACGGGGGCGACCGCGGGCGGCTCCGTCACCCTGGCGTCGTCGACGACCGACGGCTCACAGGAGTGGCAGCTCGTCCAGGACCCCCTGCCGACTGCCGCGTCCTTCACGCTGAAGGGCGCCAACTCCGGCCGCTGCCTCGATGTGCCGAACGGCCAGACGGGCGTGCAGGTGCAGATCTACGACTGCTCCGGGAACGCGAACCAGACCATCACGCAGACCGCCGCGGGCGAACTCCGCGTCTTGGGCAAGTGCCTCGCAGCGAACGCCGACGGCACCACCGCAGGCACCAAGCTCATCCTGTGGGCCTGCAACGGAAAGACCAGCCAGCAGTGGTCCTTCCGGGTCGACGGCACCATCGTCAACCGCTCCAACGGCCTGGTCATCGACGTGACCGGCTGGGGCACGGCCAACGGTTCGAAGGTCCAGCTGTGGACCGGTCTGGGCAACGCCACCCAGCAGTGGAGCCGAAGCTAG
- a CDS encoding transposase produces MGELRSVAASFVASGPSGVAVRTRLKHLASDDEKVLRVVGAHLGSLASKDLKARCRDGLAHSGDTWAVRKRELTPFSSSRWAGSITKASHDQWALARRCQLAHIQNLEAGIRTLTHRLSLPIGQKGTRQAPGGYRSRREWHAKARRLRVLEDRLAAVRADREAGVVHVVRGGKRLARARHHLEAAQLTESGWRRRWEAERWFCQADGEPGKRYGNETIRVSPDGEASIKLSAPLTHLANAPHGRYVLACRVTFAHRGAEWADRVAANRAIAYRIHYDMGRDRWYVTASWQLPPTPTLPIEAALAHGVIGVDMNADHLAAWRLDIHGNPTGAPHRFVYALSGTAQHRDAQVRHALTRLLHWARACGVKAIAVEDLDFGAETTREKHGRKRFRQLISGMPTGKLRARLASMADATGIAVIAVDPAYTSRWGAQHWQKPLTPTTRTTTRHEAAAVAIGRRAQGHPIRRRTAPPPQHRSDAVGHRTAQARRDVPGREGTRPRIPGPRTRSVPPGRGANAGNQNAQHRPGRSAELGFWQQDSLPLSL; encoded by the coding sequence ATGGGTGAGCTGAGGAGTGTGGCGGCGTCGTTCGTCGCGTCCGGTCCGAGTGGGGTGGCTGTCCGGACCCGTCTCAAGCACCTGGCGTCGGACGATGAGAAGGTGCTGCGTGTGGTGGGCGCGCATCTGGGGTCGCTGGCCTCGAAGGATCTCAAGGCGCGCTGCCGGGACGGCCTGGCGCACTCCGGCGATACGTGGGCGGTGCGTAAGCGGGAGCTGACGCCGTTCTCGTCGTCGCGGTGGGCGGGCAGTATCACCAAGGCCTCGCATGACCAGTGGGCGCTGGCCCGCCGCTGCCAGCTGGCCCACATCCAGAACCTGGAAGCCGGCATCCGCACGCTGACGCACCGACTGTCCCTGCCGATCGGGCAGAAGGGAACCAGACAGGCCCCGGGCGGTTACCGGTCCCGGCGGGAGTGGCATGCGAAGGCCCGGCGGCTGCGCGTGCTGGAGGACCGGCTGGCCGCCGTGCGGGCCGACCGCGAGGCCGGAGTTGTGCACGTCGTACGCGGCGGCAAGCGCCTGGCCCGTGCCCGGCACCACCTGGAGGCGGCCCAGCTCACCGAGTCCGGATGGCGGAGACGCTGGGAGGCGGAACGCTGGTTCTGCCAAGCGGACGGTGAGCCCGGCAAGCGCTACGGCAACGAGACGATCCGCGTCAGCCCCGACGGCGAGGCGAGCATCAAACTTTCCGCACCGCTCACACATCTGGCCAACGCCCCGCACGGACGGTACGTCCTGGCCTGCCGGGTCACGTTCGCGCACCGGGGCGCCGAGTGGGCGGACCGCGTCGCGGCCAACCGGGCGATCGCCTACCGCATCCACTACGACATGGGCCGGGACCGCTGGTATGTGACCGCCTCCTGGCAGCTCCCGCCCACCCCCACCCTCCCCATCGAGGCCGCGCTCGCCCACGGGGTGATCGGCGTCGACATGAACGCCGACCATCTGGCCGCCTGGCGCCTGGACATCCACGGCAACCCGACCGGCGCCCCGCACCGTTTCGTCTACGCCCTTTCCGGTACCGCCCAGCACCGGGATGCCCAGGTCCGCCACGCCCTCACCCGCCTCCTGCACTGGGCCCGCGCGTGCGGTGTGAAGGCGATCGCGGTGGAGGATCTGGACTTCGGCGCGGAGACGACCCGGGAGAAACACGGCCGCAAACGCTTCCGGCAGCTCATCTCCGGCATGCCCACCGGGAAGCTCCGCGCCCGGCTGGCCTCGATGGCCGACGCCACGGGTATCGCGGTCATCGCCGTCGACCCGGCCTACACCAGCCGGTGGGGCGCCCAGCACTGGCAGAAGCCCCTCACCCCCACAACCCGCACAACCACTCGCCACGAGGCTGCTGCCGTGGCGATCGGAAGGCGCGCCCAGGGACACCCGATCCGGCGACGGACGGCACCGCCCCCACAGCACCGGAGTGATGCGGTGGGGCATCGGACCGCCCAGGCCAGACGGGATGTTCCTGGGCGTGAGGGAACCCGCCCCCGCATCCCCGGACCACGGACACGATCCGTGCCGCCCGGACGCGGAGCGAACGCGGGCAACCAGAACGCCCAACACCGTCCGGGGCGTTCGGCCGAGCTTGGGTTCTGGCAACAGGACTCACTCCCGCTCAGTCTCTAG